In Trichoderma asperellum chromosome 1, complete sequence, a single window of DNA contains:
- a CDS encoding uncharacterized protein (EggNog:ENOG41) encodes MPELVSCVSAPTWDTSGPETPAQQFFKKYVDTVDSYGFNHGSGLRFYSKNVIFHNQNNAQYNGGDEMWAWMKRLFGQFERLRHDFHGIWEVKNDDGTTTIMAQWTRNIWLHGNNTEEPTVSIPLSWICIIGPADLADAVDGLNFREVWLYWDTALLAKHLPKEAVVFQTQNVLRKA; translated from the coding sequence ATGCCTGAGTTGGTAAGCTGTGTTTCTGCTCCTACCTGGGATACGTCCGGACCAGAGACTCCAGCTCAacaattttttaaaaaatatgtTGATACAGTTGATTCCTATGGCTTCAACCACGGATCTGGCTTGCGGTTCTATTCCAAAAACGTCATTTTCCACAACCAGAACAACGCCCAGTACAATGGTGGAGACGAGATGTGGGCGTGGATGAAGCGTCTTTTCGGGCAATTTGAAAGACTGCGACACGACTTCCACGGCATCTGGGAAGTCAAAAATGATGATGGTACAACAACCATCATGGCCCAGTGGACCCGTAATATCTGGCTTCATGGAAACAACACCGAAGAGCCGACTGTCAGCATCCCACTCAGCTGGATTTGTATTATCGGCCCCGCTGACCTCGCCGATGCTGTGGATGGATTGAATTTCAGGGAGGTCTGGCTTTACTGGGATACAGCTCTGCTCGCGAAGCATCTCCCCAAGGAGGCTGTTGTTTTTCAAACGCAGAATGTTCTACGCAAGGCATAA
- a CDS encoding uncharacterized protein (CAZy:CE10~MEROPS:MER0034665): MDSLIAESWLKVENAMGQRPQLTGDVFAMREQYKALADRANATRTISPNIAVEDIKINPNLTVRTYTPTAGQARSNPPPVGLYFHGGGFCCGDLDSEDTFCRLLAERLPCIVISVAYRLAPEHKAPAQLDDALEAWNWAYNNATALNGDRERYFTVGQSAGGNLALAVARRLIVLGRKHEVKGIAAIAPFVVHPDGVPSRYMTQYRAFDELGDGPINTKQAMAHFYKAIQAPPGDSDVYVLNAEADLHQFPPTYLAVCGIDPLRDDGLIIHDALKTAGVSVKLDYYQGLPHVFWAFECPAPSGDFVADVVAGIRVFTHA; the protein is encoded by the exons ATGGATTCGTTGATAGCAGAGTCGTGGTTAAAG GTGGAAAATGCCATGGGCCAACGGCCTCAGCTGACCGGCGATGTCTTTGCTATGCGGGAGCAGTATAAGGCACTCGCAGATCGGGCAAATGCAACCCGAACCATTTCACCGAATATTGCCGTCG AAGATATAAAGATCAATCCCAACCTCACTGTGAGAACTTACACGCCCACAGCCGGTCAAGCACGATCCAACCCACCCCCTGTCGGATTATACTTCCACGGGGGCGGGTTTTGCTGTGGTGATTTAGACTCTGAGGACACATTCTGCAGGCTTCTAGCCGAACGCCTGCCTTGTATTGTCATCTCGGTGGCCTATAGGCTTGCACCGGAGCACAAGGCCCCCGCTCAGCTGGATGATGCCTTGGAGGCTTGGAATTGG GCATACAACAACGCAACTGCTTTGAATGGTGACCGTGAGAGATATTTCACTGTTGGCCAGAGTGCAGGGGGTAACCTCGCTCTGGCAGTAGCGCGCCGATTGATTGTGCTTGGCCGGAAACATGAAGTCAAAGGGATTGCAGCCATTGCTCCGTTCGTCGTCCACCCGGATGGTGTTCCTTCGCGTTATATGACCCAATATCGTGCTTTTGATGAGCTCGGGGACGGTCCCATCAACACGAAGCAAGCCATGGCCCATTTCTACA AAGCAATCCAGGCGCCGCCCGGCGACTCAGACGTCTACGTTCTCAATGCAGAGGCGGATTTACACCAGTTCCCTCCGACCTACCTTGCAGTCTGTGGAATTGATCCACTGCGAGACGATGGCCTTATCATCCACGACGCCTTGAAGACAGCTGG AGTTTCTGTAAAACTGGATTATTACCAAGGTTTGCCACATGTGTTCTGGGCTTTTGAGTGTCCTGCTCCAAGTGGTGATTTCGTGGCGGATGTCGTGGCTGGTATTAGAGTTTTCACGCATGCTTGA
- a CDS encoding uncharacterized protein (EggNog:ENOG41): protein MELQYKVFFSKRPSVTRSAPAGHEQLKWVPTTSTLIYGIKDAVLVDTQLTVEASNSLLEWVVATGKTVTHIYITHAHGDHFFGNSTILKQFPDAKVVTIPEIAAKMAVEVSPERVESFWDKLFPGQIPHPLTAKAEVINGDEFFLEGEKLVVVRTGHTDTDETTSLWVPSIGLVVTGDAVYNNVHPYLGEGATEEARNEWIRALDKIAALRPRIVVGGHSDPEKGFGVEAIDETKEYLQTFNKLSSETNTPEELYSKMVEHYPGRLNPGSAWAGAIALKK from the coding sequence ATGGAACTTCAATATAAAGTTTTCTTCAGCAAACGCCCAAGCGTGACGAGGTCCGCCCCGGCTGGCCACGAACAGCTAAAGTGGGTTCCAACAACATCTACATTGATCTACGGCATCAAAGATGCAGTTTTAGTCGACACACAGCTCACCGTTGAGGCAAGTAATAGCCTCCTTGAGTGGGTTGTCGCAACGGGCAAGACTGTCACCCATATCTACATCACTCATGCGCATGGGGATCACTTCTTCGGGAACTCTACGATCTTGAAGCAATTTCCAGACGCCAAAGTAGTGACGATTCCTGAAATCGCGGCTAAGATGGCGGTTGAAGTTTCTCCCGAGCGCGTCGAATCCTTTTGGGATAAGCTCTTCCCAGGCCAAATTCCGCATCCATTGACAGCCAAGGCAGAAGTCATAAATGGAGACGAATTTTTCCTCGAAGGAGAGAAGTTGGTGGTTGTGAGAACCGGGCATACCGACACCGATGAGACTACAAGCCTTTGGGTGCCGTCAATCGGTCTCGTGGTAACTGGCGACGCTGTGTACAATAACGTTCATCCCTACTTGGGAGAGGGGGCAACTGAAGAGGCTCGAAATGAGTGGATCAGAGCGCTAGACAAGATTGCCGCGTTGAGGCCTCGAATAGTTGTTGGTGGTCATAGCGATCCAGAGAAAGGATTTGGTGTGGAAGCTATTGACGAGACAAAGGAGTATCTGCAGAcctttaataagcttagTTCCGAGACCAATACCCCAGAAGAGCTGTACAGCAAAATGGTGGAACACTACCCGGGGCGTTTGAATCCTGGATCAGCTTGGGCTGGTGCTATAGCCttaaagaaatga
- a CDS encoding uncharacterized protein (EggNog:ENOG41), which translates to MALPRENVEFNTCDGTTLRGWFYPQTESSVCIIMSHGLAGIRHYWLPAFATRFHQAGCSVLLYDNRNWGDSDGLPRQESNPSLQQTDYYDAFNYAITLPNVDASRVVYWGTSFSGGNVIYAAAVDKRIKAAIVQAPAVSGETRAVAFKDRIGAVWEDRARISAGSEPTKVPVIASDRNSASSDRAVMFPGLHAYDKVVGMHDCGGKWENYVTAQTQLHMLEFESQSMIHRVSPTPLLMVIPGNDILVSTSSQLVAFGKAKEPKQLVYLEGAGHFDIYEDSYFEGNIQAQLEFLRENVGLGR; encoded by the exons ATGGCATTACCTCGCGAAAATGTAGAGTTTAACACATGCGATGGAACCACGCTTCGTGGTTGGTTCTACCCGCAAACAGAGTCATCTGTTTGTATTATAATGTCGCATGGC TTAGCTGGTATACGACATTATTGGCTCCCAGCTTTCGCAACCCGCTTTCATCAAGCGGGATGCAGCGTGTTGCTATATGATAATCGCAACTGGGGTGATAGCGATGGACTGCCCAGACAGGAATCAAATCCATCTCTTCAACAAACCGACTATTATGACGCTTTCAACTATGCCATTACGCTCCCCAATGTAGACGCATCAAGAGTTGTCTACTGGGGCACCAGCTTCTCCGGTGGCAACGTCATATACGCTGCTGCAGTCGACAAACGTATTAAGGCGGCCATCGTTCAAGCCCCAGCTGTTTCTGGTGAAACTAGGGCGGTGGCTTTTAAAGATCGCATTGGAGCTGTCTGGGAGGACCGAGCTCGTATTTCAGCAGGGTCTGAACCAACCAAAGTGCCTGTGATTGCGTCAGACCGAAACTCGGCATCAAGTGACCGAGCAGTTATGTTCCCCGGTTTGCATGCGTATGACAAGGTCGTTGGGATGCATGATTGCGGTGGCAAATGGGAAAACTATGTTACAGCGCAAACGCAGCTGCATATGCTGGAATTTGAGTCACAGTCAATGATTCACAGGGTGAGTCCGACACCACTGCTGATGGTGATACCGGGAAATGATATCTTGGTATCCACTTCCTCGCAATTGGTTGCGTTTGGCAAAGCAAAGGAGCCGAAACAGCTTGTGTATCTTGAAGGCGCAGGTCATTTTGATATTTATGAAGATTCATACTTCGAAGGGAACATTCAGGCACAGCTTGAGTTTCTCCGGGAAAACGTCGGGCTTGGGCGTTGA